Proteins encoded in a region of the Drosophila gunungcola strain Sukarami chromosome 3L unlocalized genomic scaffold, Dgunungcola_SK_2 000005F, whole genome shotgun sequence genome:
- the LOC128259586 gene encoding modifier of mdg4, which yields MNHLKWMGHSSTIMDIQRSLRNDNGSCEVILASRDGIRVRAHLFVLSTCSELMRNLLVDVPRGQEATIVLPDIRGDLLESMLSFIYMGETSLPSASLSEFLEAINLLGIKSAISFECNPSASAGADGETNPLDVVSTKSLTGLQIAEADEDEEEEGAQSAMTVVPSSVLAESQQSNRSLEYLDVYEPPKITYSIEHMDGSSNGNQFILTEEKGTFTITQSTASLTKLEADETIASGADVELVDDDPEADITEDSEEQETQMIDDEFTPTDPLIEAATEMDEDDEDVHDDDDQAEEEELEPEKPRKLGGGGGKPTPRNRRPVNTKSAKRAPGKPTRLQQFVALKREVKDDINDALDLAADAVILEGLSLQKAADRFDISKTVLWRRVRNNPAYMRNNRERPSLIEAYERLKNGDSLKSISTELQIPMSTLHRHKMRLSAQGRLPDFVSCRRRDTTPKDELRDKLAKAVHACMNEGMSQNHAANLFEIPKSTLWRHLQRRMSNENRKVKKQLQDEYEDDVTN from the coding sequence GAACTGATGCGCAACCTCCTGGTGGATGTGCCCCGTGGCCAGGAGGCCACCATCGTGCTGCCCGACATCCGTGGGGATCTGCTGGAGAGCATGCTGTCCTTCATCTACATGGGCGAGACCAGTTTGCCCTCCGCTTCGCTGTCCGAATTCCTGGAGGCCATTAATCTGCTCGGAATTAAGTCGGCCATCAGCTTCGAGTGCAATCCCTCGGCCAGTGCCGGCGCAGATGGGGAAACCAATCCGTTGGATGTGGTGTCAACCAAGTCCCTAACCGGCCTGCAAATCGCCGAGgcggacgaggacgaggaggaggagggagCCCAGTCGGCGATGACAGTCGTGCCCAGCTCGGTCCTGGCGGAGAGCCAGCAGTCCAATCGCTCCCTGGAGTACCTGGATGTCTATGAGCCGCCAAAGATCACCTACTCCATTGAACACATGGACGGCAGTTCCAATGGCAATCAGTTTATCCTCACAGAAGAGAAGGGCACCTTTACCATAACACAGTCGACCGCGAGTTTGACCAAGTTGGAAGCCGATGAGACGATCGCCAGTGGTGCCGATGTGGAACTGGTCGACGACGATCCAGAGGCCGATATCACTGAGGATTCAGAAGAGCAAGAGACCCAGATGATCGATGATGAGTTTACGCCCACCGATCCACTTATCGAAGCCGCCACTGAAATGGACGAGGATGACGAGGATGTGCACGACGACGACGACCAGGCTGAAGAGGAGGAATTGGAGCCAGAAAAGCCCCGCAAATTGGGCGGAGGGGGAGGAAAGCCGACTCCGCGCAATCGTCGCCCTGTTAATACAAAATCCGCCAAACGAGCTCCTGGAAAACCAACGAGACTGCAGCAATTTGTGGCTCTGAAGAGGGAGGTAAAAGATGATATCAACGATGCTTTGGATCTAGCAGCGGATGCAGTGATCCTCGAGGGATTGAGTCTGCAGAAGGCCGCCGATCGATTCGACATCTCCAAGACGGTCCTGTGGCGACGTGTGCGCAACAATCCCGCCTACATGCGAAACAACCGGGAACGACCTTCCCTCATAGAGGCCTATGAGCGCTTGAAAAACGGGGACTCACTGAAGAGCATCAGCACGGAACTGCAGATCCCCATGTCCACGCTGCACCGGCACAAGATGCGTCTGTCGGCCCAGGGACGCCTTCCCGACTTCGTGTCCTGCCGCCGGCGGGACACTACGCCCAAGGATGAGCTGCGCGACAAGTTGGCCAAGGCCGTGCATGCCTGCATGAACGAGGGCATGTCCCAGAACCATGCGGCAAATCTCTTCGAAATCCCCAAGAGCACGCTGTGGCGACACCTGCAGCGACGCATGTCCAACGAGAACCGAAAGGTCAAGAAGCAGCTGCAGGACGAGTACGAGGACGATGTGACAAACTAG
- the LOC128259289 gene encoding uncharacterized protein LOC128259289, with translation MVLGWLFLVTLASGSQAQGSPQLVAPTGGLLAPQPQLPPATLGPPPTLSQDLDEIQRLVQFKPLNQLLVRYLINDAQFQSFVRIINSNAGFTARWRLLSQPELTLFLQWVDQQLVASGGSFEMEEQKLKLSLLNQFPYWSATVFGWQGFLNEVQLYFPLYAMRAHIDAKVLQQGIFAQFWTRLQGLGVVYDRWLTSVETAQVFADLQRAGIDTVQLDVLIRNLFGWNAANGTSTIPGAVLPPVNTKPVVVV, from the coding sequence ATGGTTCTGGGCTGGCTCTTTCTGGTCACTCTGGCCAGCGGATCCCAGGCACAAGGGTCTCCTCAGCTGGTGGCGCCAACTGGTGGTCTCCTAGCTCCACAGCCTCAACTTCCGCCGGCCACCTTGGGTCCACCGCCCACTTTGTCCCAAGATCTGGATGAAATCCAGCGGTTGGTCCAGTTCAAACCTTTGAATCAGTTACTAGTGCGCTACCTAATCAACGATGCCCAGTTCCAGTCCTTTGTGCGGATCATCAACAGCAATGCCGGATTCACGGCCCGTTGGCGTTTGCTTTCCCAGCCGGAATTGACCCTCTTCCTGCAGTGGGTGGACCAGCAGCTCGTGGCCTCCGGTGGCTCCTTTGAAATGGAGGAGCAGAAACTGAAATTGAGTCTGCTGAATCAATTCCCCTACTGGTCTGCCACCGTCTTTGGCTGGCAGGGATTCCTCAACGAAGTTCAGCTCTACTTTCCACTGTATGCCATGCGGGCGCACATCGATGCCAAAGTCCTGCAGCAGGGAATCTTTGCTCAGTTCTGGACGAGATTACAGGGATTGGGGGTCGTCTACGATCGCTGGTTGACTTCAGTGGAAACTGCCCAGGTTTTTGCTGATCTTCAGAGGGCGGGCATCGATACGGTCCAGTTGGATGTCCTCATCCGGAATCTCTTCGGCTGGAATGCTGCAAACGGAACCTCCACTATTCCGGGTGCAGTGTTGCCTCCAGTTAACACTAAACCCGTGGTGGTTGTCTAG
- the LOC128259610 gene encoding LITAF domain-containing protein has translation MSKPGSAPPQFTYVPPPSAPPSYQEAVGGVKPVGPYTPVVAPATTANTTIVTTVVPISRTSTHMICPSCHAEIETTTRTEPGMIAYLSGFLIALFGCWLGCCLIPCCIDDCMDVHHSCPNCRAYLGRFRR, from the exons ATGAGTAAACCGGGCAGTGCTCCTCCGCAGTTCACCTATGTTCCGCCCCCATCGGCCCCGCCCTCCTACCAGGAGGCAGTGGGCGGGGTGAAGCCCGTGGGTCCATATACTCCCGTTGTGGCCCCCGCAACCACCGCGAATACCACCATTGTGACCACGGTGGTGCCCATCAGCCGCACCTCGACGCACATGATCTGTCCATCGTGCCACGCAGAAATCGAGACGACCACGCGCACCGAGCCCGGAATGATTGCCTACTTGTCTGGATTTTTGATTGCCCTATTCGG ATGCTGGCTGGGATGTTGCCTAATACCTTGCTGCATTGACGACTGCATGGATGTCCACCATTCGTGCCCCAATTGCCGGGCGTATTTGGGTCGCTTCCGTCGATAG
- the LOC128259290 gene encoding uncharacterized protein LOC128259290, with amino-acid sequence MGRNKANNKKVAPGAGKPKTFLNKSKKAKNVFKVADGNKGKGKKPKEVQGKLKQIKESVKAKQEKVDASLKTLHKDLVVKKPKAPVAPIKNNKKKGANAQKVSDTLGKLKF; translated from the exons ATGGGTCGCAACAAGGCGAACAACAAAAAGGTGGCTCCCGGAGCTGGCAAGCCAAAGACGTTTCTGAACAAGTCCAAGAAGGCCAAGAATGTGTTCAAAGTGGCCGATGGCAACAAGGGCAAGGGCAAGAAGCCCAAGGAAGTGCAGGGCAAGCTCAAACAG ATCAAGGAATCTGTCAAGGCCAAGCAGGAGAAGGTGGACGCCAGCCTGAAGACGCTGCACAAGGATCTGGTGGTCAAGAAGCCGAAGGCTCCGGTGGCACCCatcaagaacaacaaaaagaagGGGGCCAATGCTCAGAAAGTGTCCGACACGCTGGGCAAACTCAAGTTCTAG
- the LOC128259587 gene encoding protein-cysteine N-palmitoyltransferase Rasp codes for MSRLPDRSLLTRCEIFVYFGVYIAYIVVGLYKIYGLRDHIVKEAKFQFPEGWSFYPFSQRRRDDSNDELENFGDFIAIFWPFYVLHAAVQGLIRWKRAHLQYLGFAGVCGLALVVSLDWTSVVLLGTLIGSYYLISLTTSKRMVWLLSASWILCINVIQKNAWWTDRVGYSEYVLVIVTMSWSVLRGCSFSLTKIGAKQAEEHLDRYNLIQYLGYAMYFPTLTYGPIISYQRFAARRQDDPQDWLGFAGGILRSAIWWLVMQCALHYLYIHYMSRDVRMVELMDSVFWQHSAGYFMGQFFFLYYVVTYGLGIAFALQDGIPAPSRPRCIGRIHFYSDMWKYFDEGLYEFLFQHIYAEMCGKRSSPAAKFGATALTFAFVFVWHGCYTYVLIWSILNFLCLAAEKLFKMWTSSPQYQLWTHRHLGEVGAQRLYAVLATQLFIPAAFSNVYFIGGQEIGDFLMRGAYLSGVGNYMALCFCSYCFFQCSELLLTKSDARSKTKTI; via the coding sequence ATGTCCAGGTTACCTGACCGATCTCTGCTCACCCGCTGCGAGATAttcgtctactttggcgtcTATATAGCCTACATTGTGGTGGGCCTGTACAAGATCTATGGACTGCGGGATCACATCGTCAAGGAGGCAAAGTTCCAGTTTCCGGAGGGATGGAGCTTCTATCCCTTCTCCCAGCGGCGGCGAGATGATAGCAACGATGAGCTGGAAAACTTCGGCGACTTTATAGCCATCTTCTGGCCCTTCTATGTGCTCCATGCGGCTGTGCAGGGATTAATCCGCTGGAAACGTGCCCACCTTCAATACTTGGGCTTTGCCGGTGTGTGCGGATTGGCCTTGGTTGTGAGCCTGGACTGGACATCGGTGGTGCTATTGGGCACCTTGATAGGTAGCTATTACCTCATTTCCCTGACCACATCTAAACGGATGGTGTGGCTCTTATCCGCCAGCTGGATACTGTGCATCAATGTGATCCAGAAGAATGCCTGGTGGACGGACCGTGTGGGCTACTCGGAGTACGTCCTGGTGATAGTCACCATGTCCTGGAGTGTGCTACGCGGCTGCAGCTTTTCGCTGACCAAGATTGGCGCTAAACAGGCGGAGGAGCATCTGGACAGATACAATCTCATCCAGTATCTGGGCTATGCCATGTACTTTCCCACCCTAACCTATGGACCTATCATTAGCTATCAGAGATTTGCAGCCAGAAGGCAGGATGACCCTCAAGACTGGCTGGGATTCGCTGGAGGAATCCTACGCAGTGCCATCTGGTGGCTGGTGATGCAGTGCGCCTTGCACTACCTCTACATACACTACATGTCGCGGGATGTGCGCATGGTGGAGCTGATGGACTCTGTTTTCTGGCAGCATTCCGCCGGCTACTTCATGGGTCAGTTCTTCTTTCTCTACTACGTGGTCACCTATGGCCTGGGCATAGCCTTCGCCCTGCAGGATGGCATCCCGGCTCCCAGCAGACCACGTTGCATTGGCCGCATCCACTTCTACTCGGACATGTGGAAGTATTTCGATGAGGGCCTGTACGAGTTCCTCTTTCAGCATATCTACGCCGAAATGTGCGGCAAGAGATCCTCGCCAGCGGCCAAATTTGGAGCCACTGCCTTGACCTTTGCCTTTGTGTTCGTCTGGCATGGTTGCTACACCTACGTGCTCATCTGGAGCATCCTCAATTTCCTCTGCCTGGCTGCGGAGAAACTGTTCAAGATGTGGACCTCCTCGCCGCAGTACCAGCTATGGACACATCGTCATCTGGGTGAAGTGGGTGCCCAGCGTTTGTACGCCGTTTTGGCCACCCAACTGTTCATCCCAGCCGCCTTCTCCAATGTCTACTTCATTGGTGGCCAGGAGATCGGGGACTTCCTGATGCGCGGCGCCTACCTCAGCGGAGTGGGCAACTACATGGCCTTGTGCTTCTGCAGCTACTGCTTTTTCCAATGCTCCGAGCTGCTCCTGACCAAGTCTGATGCTCGCTCCAAGACGAAAACTATTTGA
- the LOC128259288 gene encoding tRNA (guanine(37)-N1)-methyltransferase encodes MFMVNKLKVPGLTITATRLRHYFRNMDSKELQPPSCVRGMQLLQREQFRKSIQVPLLRMPETQVQRVMPLVKKFLLKMEHLHPVRAVGTFREILLHPTPVKDWESLPTEALQKQEITAENFTLSELELGYENWSANEILKSVLPLEEEGLTSYSRIGHIAHLNLRDHLLPYKQLIGQVLHDKLPNCRTVVNKASTIDNTYRNFQLELICGVPDYQVETKENGVPFEFDFSKVYWNPRLSTEHERIVKLLQTGDVLYDVFAGVGPFSVPAARKRCDVLANDLNPVSFNWLQHNAKRNKCLPQIKMFNKDGRQFILEELREDLLKRLLNTDTTSYAIHITMNLPAMAVEFLDAFRGLYKAEDLSKLPDSVTYPTVHVYSFAKGENTKELVRQLVESNLGASLDDNLLQGISFVRNVAPNKDMYRVSFRLSQHLLTTPKEVELSRKRCAEEEELVAATKVKCV; translated from the coding sequence ATGTTTATGGTGAACAAATTGAAGGTTCCAGGCTTAACGATTACAGCCACCCGTTTACGTCACTACTTTCGAAATATGGACTCCAAGGAGCTGCAGCCACCCAGTTGCGTGCGCGGGATGCAGTTGCTCCAAAGGGAGCAGTTCCGCAAGAGCATTCAAGTGCCCCTTTTGCGTATGCCCGAGACCCAAGTGCAACGTGTAATGCCGCTGGTGAAGAAGTTCCTGCTCAAAATGGAGCACCTGCATCCAGTGCGAGCTGTGGGCACTTTCCGGGAGATCCTGCTGCATCCAACTCCTGTGAAGGATTGGGAATCCCTGCCCACAGAGGCGCTGCAGAAGCAAGAAATCACCGCAGAGAACTTCACCTTATCGGAACTGGAATTGGGCTATGAAAACTGGAGTGCCAACGAGATCCTCAAAAGTGTCCTGCCTTTGGAGGAGGAGGGTCTCACTTCATACTCCCGCATCGGGCACATTGCCCACCTGAACCTGCGGGATCACCTGCTGCCCTACAAACAACTCATTGGCCAGGTGCTCCACGACAAGTTGCCCAACTGCCGCACGGTGGTCAACAAGGCCTCCACCATAGACAACACCTATCGCAACTTCCAGCTGGAGCTGATTTGCGGTGTTCCGGATTACCAGGTGGAGACCAAGGAGAACGGAGTGCCCTTCGAGTTTGACTTCTCCAAGGTCTACTGGAATCCCCGCCTCTCCACGGAGCACGAAAGGATTGTGAAGCTGCTGCAAACGGGGGACGTTCTCTATGATGTCTTCGCGGGAGTGGGTCCTTTCAGTGTTCCTGCTGCCCGGAAGCGTTGTGATGTCCTGGCCAATGACCTGAATCCCGTCAGCTTTAACTGGCTGCAGCATAATGCCAAGAGAAATAAGTGCTTGCCTCAGATCAAAATGTTCAACAAGGATGGCAGGCAGTTTATCCTGGAGGAACTAAGGGAGGATTTGCTAAAGCGTCTGCTTAACACAGACACCACCTCCTATGCTATACACATAACAATGAATCTGCCAGCCATGGCTGTGGAGTTCCTGGACGCCTTTCGTGGTCTCTACAAAGCAGAGGATCTCTCAAAGTTACCTGACAGTGTAACCTATCCCACAGTTCATGTTTACTCCTTTGCCAAGGGCGAAAACACCAAGGAACTAGTAAGGCAACTGGTGGAAAGCAATCTGGGTGCCAGTCTAGATGACAACCTGCTTCAGGGCATCAGCTTTGTGAGGAATGTGGCCCCCAATAAGGACATGTACAGGGTGTCCTTCAGGCTTTCTCAGCACCTTTTGACCACACCAAAAGAGGTTGAACTCTCAAGAAAGCGTTGTgcagaggaggaggagctggtggCCGCCACAAAAGTGAAATGTGTTTGA
- the LOC128259591 gene encoding uncharacterized protein LOC128259591, with product MEKEKYTPEIRELLPIREHRCGKCPKLVFGNLSHYQLHLRQRHHEVPPSAKSAANIAFHCPVERCIYHVVTKGARSFTSLRLLRQHYQKSHLDKNYKCQECGEKFLLQHHLEKHQCSEHKCPICELTYSSKAGLRTHMRRKNHLVEEQESDKVVIPSLANWRKLNPPPKDSNVCSNLELSVPEEYIDHIPCNLEVPTQSAPLKSNLPPPEEHILCFLPIMDVPYALEQLPSEKLDMETQTEEDEVLNDIRNNVLEPLLRDIETQTPDTRGDIGTMTDDFPEEQKHVASDPTYPDMEKQTTETRGNIGTMTVAGDFPTYPDIENQTRGDMGTMTDGFPEEQPPGAGDFTTYPENEHMFGLQTSAHMYTQTCDELFEELGLSHIQTQTHWPDGLYNTQHTQTCDEMLDELFLDNFQSTCTQTRWLDWQDNAEGES from the coding sequence atggaaaaagaaaaatatactCCAGAAATACGCGAATTACTACCTATTAGAGAGCACAGATGTGGAAAATGTCCTAAATTGGTGTTTGGCAACCTCAGTCACTATCAGTTGCACCTGCGCCAACGCCACCACGAAGTGCCACCATCCGCAAAAAGTGCAGCAAACATTGCCTTTCATTGTCCCGTGGAAAGGTGCATCTACCATGTCGTTACCAAAGGAGCACGCAGCTTCACCAGTCTGCGCTTATTGCGCCAACACTACCAGAAGAGCCACCTGGACAAGAACTACAAGTGCCAGGAGTGCGGCGAGAAGTTCCTGCTGCAGCACCACCTGGAGAAGCATCAGTGCTCGGAGCACAAGTGTCCCATTTGTGAACTCACCTACAGCAGTAAGGCTGGCTTGAGAACGCACATGCGGCGCAAGAATCACCTGGTGGAGGAGCAGGAGTCAGACAAGGTGGTCATACCCTCGCTGGCCAACTGGAGGAAATTGAATCCTCCTCCAAAAGATTCTAATGTATGCTCCAATTTAGAACTATCGGTTCCAGAGGAGTATATAGACCATATTCCTTGCAATCTAGAAGTTCCCACTCAATCTGCTCCTCTAAAAAGTAATTTACCTCCTCCAGAAGAGCATATCCTATGTTTTCTGCCCATTATGGATGTGCCCTATGCACTGGAGCAGCTGCCATCCGAGAAGCTGGACATGGAAACCCAAACGGAGGAGGATGAAGTCTTGAATGATATCAGAAATAATGTCCTAGAGCCTCTTCTTCGGGATATAGAAACCCAAACACCCGACACCAGAGGCGATATAGGAACCATGACTGATGATTTTCCAGAAGAACAGAAGCATGTTGCAAGCGACCCCACCTATCCCGATATGGAAAAACAAACGACTGAAACCCGAGGAAATATAGGAACAATGACAGTCGCAGGCGACTTCCCTACATATCCTGATATCGAAAACCAAACCAGAGGAGATATGGGAACGATGACAGATGGTTTTCCAGAAGAGCAACCTCCAGGAGCTGGCGATTTCACCACCTATCCCGAAAATGAACACATGTTTGGTCTGCAAACCTCCGCCCACATGTACACTCAGACCTGTGATGAACTGTTCGAGGAACTGGGACTGTCCCACATCCAAACACAAACCCATTGGCCTGACGGTCTGTACAACACACAGCACACGCAGACATGCGACGAAATGCTGGATGAACTCTTTCTGGACAACTTTCAGTCGACCTGCACCCAAACCAGGTGGCTGGACTGGCAGGACAATGCAGAAGGTGAAAGCTAA